The nucleotide window tattatgaaaagtctctctctcttttgatcCAGCAAACAGCCACCAATCCACCGGTGGCTCGCTCAGCCTCCGGCCAACGGCCTCCGGTGACACGCCGGCGATCCACCGGTGGTCCGGCAGGCTTCCGGCAACTGGTCACCGACCCAACCACCGGTCCACCGGCCTCCGGTGACACGACGGCGATCCACTGGTGGTTCGCCCGGCTAGCCTCCGGTGACACACCGGCGATCCATCTATGCTCCGACCGACCTCCGATGACCGGCCACAGGTCCACCGGTGGTCTAGTTGCCGATAGGTCGATctccgtaattttttttattttggtaaccaaacactcattctataggaataaaatatgctataatttttgtaataatcacttgcacttcctacataataaaattatgctataatattttaattctcaaaataaaaaaatatgtggaccaaaataaaattatgtctacataataaattttgagaattattCTATTCTAATGTACAAGgagatatttatatgtatagAGGTATATGTGTCTATGTGATTTAAAGTTACCGGTGAATCCTGAAGTGAGCCATTGCTTGATTTGCCTTTCCGATAAAGTTATGATTATTAGAGGGCATGTCATTGAGAcatctttaaatttaaaatctatagACATCTCATAGTAGTCGTTAGATTTACATCTAATGGTTTTTATTAAGTTATATACAATGTAGataagtaattatatatatatatatatatatatatatatatatatagtaattaacaataattttatacaaTTTCTAACGTAAATAATAACTATTATATTATCATATAATaactattattaaatatttttaaataacagTAACTTTAGTTACCTTAGATGACATTATCTAAACATATAGTTAAATTTAACTACCAAAAACGTAAGAGAAATTCAGAAAAATCATTTTGTCATCACATAATGTGCATTCATACAAACTCCAAAGATATGTGCAAGTCATCTAATTTGTAAGATTTGGAGTTTTGGTTAATCcaagaaataaaaagtaatgtatatatatatatatatttagatattgGTGAAAGTCACAAAACTCATCCACATGCCTTTATAGTCTTTTCATCTTTTAATGGCATTATTTCCTATGACTTGCCAAACATAAAGAAACAACTACTTTTTCTTGGTCATACCATCACGTGGATAGTTCAAAAGGAAGCAATTCATCTTATGCATGTGCTGCTGTGCATCACGGTATCTACTATCTACTTTCAACCACATTATTTATcatgaagatgaaaaatattataattaaaaatatatattcttttttaaatagaacCTAAAGAAAGTTATTTAGattatattatcaatattttaaaatcataaaattcgttattaaaatatgtttaaaaataaattttaatttataaaataaaatatataaaaaatagagtTTAAAAAGCTAAGAACACTATAATAGATATTAGAGAGTTTGATAGTTCATTTTTGTCTgtatctaaagaaaaaaaattataatacaatcagaataatctttttataaaataaaataaaaatctaatgcgtatatatatatatagtttctgtAAATACAACCCCTCCAGATAGAcctatgaataaaataaaataaggattTAATGTGGaatcatgtgtgtgtatatatacatatatccctAAATACAACCTATCCGGATAAACCCTGCTAATTTTGAAGGTTGTTTATGTATGTAAAGGTGGCTAAAGTTTGAAAACTTCCCTTCAATGAAAGGAAACATAAATGCCAAAATTAATAAGATGACAATATGCATGAGTGGAATCTAAGAAATGAATAAAGTCTTCATTTATCACTTTTCTTTAATCATTACTTCCAATGTATAATCAATAATGTATGAATCCATTCTAGCTAGCTATAAACTTCTagttttagtttattattattttttccccttAAAACTAGTGGAAATGATATGGAATTCTTTGAACTCTAGTTTGGTCAGAGCTTTAGGCTTTGACTAATAACATGCTTCTTTGACTTTGcaacattaaaataatataaaaattttcattctgactttttaactttttaaaattagatacaATGGTTCTCTATCTAGTTAAATATCTCCTATCAATTATCAAGTAccactaaaataaattaaacactaAGATTATCAATAAATGtttgtatattttgaatatttatctGAACATAAAcctttaatgttttcattaattggtAGTAAATGCTACAATTAATTAATACCAAGAGTTTGGTGTAGATTTCTAGAGCCGGCCAGGCTTATAACTAAATAGGATGCTGCCACATATCTCACTTAATCTTAATTATAtgccttattattattataattattataataatagtgACTAGCTATTGACGTTGACGCTGGTCATAGCTAAAGAGGCGTGCAATCTTATTCAGCTGAGAAGCATTGAACAATAAGAAATTCTAGAAGGCATATTTTGCATTCATATCCCTACATAAATGTCCAATTATAATTAGTACAgtcaaaaatcaaagaaataaaaacccttttaAAGCTTATGGAGTAATTTCAATCTAATTTCATTATTGTCAATTTTACCTAATTCATACCGATTAATATGTTGAAGTTAGTTAtcaatctaaattttataaaaaaatctatttactTTCTAAAATTACTCCAATTTAAAACTCCATTAAGtgaaatatatgatttaatgcttaattaattgtgatttattaaaattatacaagtacattaaattaaaggataaatttagaaaaaaaaattgtgtaacattgtataacatttttaaatggacaagtaaaaaagaacaaaaaacaaaactccaaaatgtgacaagtaaaaaaaaaaaagaaatataataatacatggaaaaacaatatttaattatttttcaactaaaaaaatttattaaaaaaataaaccaattttgTCATGCATTCCCCTATCAATTTAAGAAAGTCAAAAGagaacaaacaaatataataaacttATTTTCCTACCGAATTTTTAAATCTACCTTTTTAAGGATACATCAGCAAAAATCTTCTTCTTAACTtataagcaaataaatatgCATTTTATAAGGTTATACatgcaaaattacaaataaagaaaaagaagaagaagaagaagaggctgACCTTGCTTGGGATTCTCCGGCCAAAGAAAACAGAGTCTTTGGGAGTTGATTCATGGAAAGAAGGATCAGCATGCACGTATATAGAATACAAACCTTGATGTCCTTTGAAGAACATCTCCCACAATGGAGCAAAGGTAAGTGCCCCTCTAGTTAAGAACAAGAATGCCACCTTTGGGACTCTTTCATAAGGTACTACCCTTTTGTGGGGCACCATTGATGCTCTCCATAGAATCTCCTCATCATTCATGTCATGCATCATCTCCTTTGGCTCTATATATTCCTTCAGTCCAACATGTTCTTTAGGTTTAATATGTTCTTCATGAGTTATCATGGaagaaggtggtggtggtgatgatggtgatggtggtggtggtggtggagaaggTGATGGGAAGGATTGAGAGGGAGTTTGGAAAGGGATGTAGGAATGATAGAAGGTGGATAGAGAGGTGCCAAGAGCTAAGCCAAAGCCAAAGAGAAAAAGGCTTGCAAGGACCCATAAAAGTTTGATATTAGGGTTTATGAGAAGCATGGTTGCATGTTGTTTTAGGTCttggatttgttgttgttgttgtttcattttggaagatgaagaagatgagaaggTTTGGTTGGGAGAGGAAGGTTGGGTTTCTTAAATAGAAATTGAGGGGGGTTTTTGGAATATTTGTTTTCTGTTTATGTGCCCCTGTTTGATCTTAATATTACATGTGTACCCTTTGGAATTTTTGTGTGTTTGAAGCATAGACCGACCCAGCAATCGTCGACCCGGTGACTCAGTGCTTAAACCAGCTTAAACcggtttgaatttttaattagaCCGTTTTTACAATCCACCCATTTTAACTcagtttgatcaaatcaaaccCGGTGAACCGGCTGAGTTTCTATAATCCGGATgggataatgttttttttttaatggctttttcatccttttattttttctaattaattttgttatgtGCTTGTATTATGTTAAGTTTGTGTTTTTCCTCTTTTGTACTACTtccaaataaaagattaataatgggtttttttattttttctatcaaaatatttatttaataactaataatttattaatattattatataattaaaaataatttataattttaaaaacaacattCTAAAATTTTTCTATTAACTCAGCATTGACTTGAATGACCGATGATTCAATCAATTGACTAAAGAACAAGCGTCTTAACCGGATCAATAACTGAAATGACATTGGCTAAGTTTTGGTTGCGTTTCTATTTTTGTAAGCATGTGTTTGTGTAAATGATTGGTATAAAtgtgaattatataaatttaaaagttttatatattttttattgagtattaaatatttatgaaaagtCGACTTAACTAAAaagtaaatgaaataaaagaaaagtattGTGAATAACTTTTTTTTGTAAGGTTGCTAGAATCAACggataataaaaatcaaattaaaaggaTTACTACTACAATAGGCCCGAGCGGTAAAATATGAACTCCtccttaatatattattaagataaaataataaaaatgcataTAATGTGGCTTGTTCAcatggccaaaaaaaaaaacaaatcaatataaaaaattaaaaatatgaaaaaaatttaaaaatattattcgTCTAACTATtgcataaaaaccaaaaaactcaattgatcaaataatttttatttttattttattgaatacgGAGAAACTACATCAAAAACATGGAAAGACGAAGAATTAATATCTTAACCCATTTGAGCTCTTACCATGAATTGAGGTTTAAATACGTCTTTTTATAGGGACCCAGTGCTACATGACTAAAAATCATCGCTTATCTCCAAAAACACAACATCATACATTAAAACATCTCTCTACgaaaaatatacaaagaaagCATCAAGTCGGCaaggggtatatatataatttcaggATATTAGCGAgaggggtatatatataatttcaggATTGTAGCGAGGGTATAAACGTAAAAAAAAGGGATGCTATGAAATGGTCGTTGAGGAGGAATGTGAGAAGGCTTTGGGTTTCCTACTGATTCTAAGTTTCCTTCAACTCTCAACCAAGAATAGTTGTTAGTCGTCAGCTTTGAagatatctttttaatttaagcTTAGTCACTCTCACTAATCAATTGGATTCTTATTTGATGAGGTTGCAATTAActtctaattaaaaattaaaaagtaaagtacagatgataattaattaatattatcaatTTGTCGGGAACTGGATACACGGTTTCTATGCAGCCAAAACTTTTTCACTTTGATTCAATCTCCAAATGCTCAGACACATATGCATgcattttgctcatttttatttattactctCTTAATTTTCTAATACaattatttttgagaattttttttttccaaaataattgtgattttacaaaataaaacaatattttttttccctaattttcccctctttaattttttttaaattatataaataaaaaaatttatattcatagtaaaaaaaaaattccaaaatcagagatagtttaataatttagttcatttttattttaaaattttaaaaaaataatattatttttaaatcttgtgCAAAATACTTAAGCGATAAGCATTTTGAAATCAAAGGAGGACTATAAAACTTCAAtggctattaaaaaaataataatacttgtgtttcttgGTATAACATATGAACAAAATCTAGTAGTGAAGAAACATCAACTTTGACCAGAAGCCTGAACTCTGAAAGTAGCAAGTAAGCAAGCAATTCTAAATGCCGAAGTGTTTATCAAtatcaatttgtatattttaaacaCTCCCAAAATAATACCCCCTGCCTTTATAAGAAATAGCAAACAATATAAATGCTGATGAGTTTATCACTATCAATTtgtattgaaaatataaaagaaacacTCCCAAAATAATACCCCTTGCCTTTATGAGAAGTAGCAAGCCATGGTTGACTGCTGAATCTGAATGTAGCTGCCACTGGCTGCTGTGCATCTACCGACATAATTATCGGCAATGTTTATTCCCGGCAagcatatatatctatatatatatatatatatatatatatatatatgtatgtatgtattgaGCTCTATTTATGAAGTCTTTGAGCTGAACACATTTGTTATGATCACCGTGGCGAGGCCTCCGGCAACTGCAAAGGCTAATAATTTAGTAGGGGTCAATTTCAGGTTTGGCAGATATGCCCATATCAATTTAGGTGCAAATAGGATGCAAGATGCTCTGAATTTTTGCAAGGAGAAATCCTGCATGATAATTGCAGTTTTAGCTTCAGAATTTAAAAGAGGAATGCAGTGCCGAATTTGTTATCATCGCAAAAGCAAACATGGCTAACAAGGTTGTCGAGTTCGTGTACCATCATCTTATGTAATTGATTTCGGTGTGAAAAGATAATgtaaatatcaatttaatataAGCTTATGATTATATGATGCTTTGTAAAAAAAAGTTAACCTTGCTGATGAACAATAATACCTTTGGTAACTTCCCTTGGAGCGCGAGATGATCAACATGGAGCCTTACATTCCATGAAGCTGGAATCCATAATTTTGGGTCCAAACCAGGGTAGGACTTGCTAATTATATCGGACATAGTATACGCCCCACTTTCAATAGCTTTCAAAATGGACAATTCTCTATCCCGACGATGCCTGCATTATGAACAACATTGATCATGTGTTACTGTGTTTCTAGCTGCATTAATTGTAAAACAGCTGAAGCAATAATCAAACATAACTATAGtgcaaaagaaattttaaaaataaacaaataaaataaaggtatCGTGTTTTCATGTATACATACTTGAGGTATCCACAAAGCATCCTCTTAGGCCACATGTTAAGCCTACCATGCATGGGAATTAGAACATTTGGAGAGCGCTCCAAGAAATTATAAGTTGTCTGGAAGTAGTCCTACGAATGAGTGATGATAATGTTTGTTAAATAGGAACATGATGTAGCTTTCATATGCTTTCCCAAACTTGCTTGAATCTCAAAATATACCGGTACAAAAGGCAGTAAATAATTTGCAAAGATGCAACATAAAAAGGTTGGTTAATATCACAAAATTCCagtgatataaaaaataataaatgaagtgACAAACCTTCATGTTTCCACCAGCCTTGCCATCCAGAATAGTACTGCCATGACTGAAACCAAAAGCATACAAGTAAACATTGACGAATTTGCCAAACCATGATAATAAGGAAAACTTAATTCATTGTTATGTCAATGTTATTTACTGGGGCCCTAAACACTCTTAAATAACCAAAAGTCCCTAGAAATGTGAAGACAGAGTATCCAAAGGGCAATGCAAGAAGTCGACAAAAAATCTGATCATGATATGGTAGGTAACATCGTTGTAATGGCATGTACTCTTACCCTACACAATGATCACCGACAACCAGTGAATTCGTGCTAACATGAAGGAGCGCTAGGTGCCCATCAGTGTGCCCCTGATTTACATAAAAGCAACTTGGTAAAAGTAATGATctatgaaataatgaaagaatTCTCCAAAATGAATTATGATAGGGAGATTTGAATTGAAAAACATTCTGAGGAAGTACAGAAACAACCACATGacagaaaaataatatttcatacaGGAGCAAAGATTGCTTCTAATTGTTGATCACCAATTTGTATTCTCTCGCCACCAGAAATCAAGGTATAACCAAGGGTCCATGCTTCTGCCAAACAAAGCAGAAAATGACAACTTATAAAATAGTTGGGGAGGTCTTTGCTATTGATGGATACAAAGAGGAATGActtacaagaataaaagaggAGTATATGAGTAACATTGACAATGACATCCTGATTAGCTTTTAAGTTAGTTTTTAATGTGTTGATGCTGGGTACAATTTTCATCATGgtattaaaatttcataataatattgtaCAACATCATGCTTCATTTGGTTTACAATGAATATTAACATGCAACAACAGAACCCAATTCATTAGATACAGCATGACCACCTattaaaattatgaagaaaaaagacAATATACAGAATGCTTAAAAGAAGCCCTTTCCTTGGGTGGATTTATGGTCTGCAATGAAATTGTGGATTACAAAAGTAATAtgcaaatccaaaaaaaaagtcTGAATGACAATTTTTACTTTCAACTGCACGAGACTGGTAGATATTAATGCTAAATATATCAGGAGAAAAAAATTCACTCTCCGCaggaaggaataaaaaaaaaatttacaatagcATTCATGTACTAGATACAGATGCTATGTTTACAGCAACTAAGCAATAAAAGTACTACGGAAAATTAGAAAACTAACACTATTTCAGAAATATGAAGAAAGGAATGCAGAACCTTTTCCGATGCGAGTCAAAGTATTTTCATGTGCCAACAAAATAGAATCCGGATTGCACTGCTGAACTACCGAAAGACCTGAAATGAGCCAATGACATTTTTAATCACTCAGGAATGGGCTGTGATAGCTCTCAGCAAGTAGGCAAGCAAGcgaaaatttgaaaattccaCGTTTGGTAAATTTTAGTCTAGATGGTAGTACATGGATCCATGTCAAAAACTATACAAGATTCTTGTGCCAATGAAGCATTCAAAGATGTTGGTGTGGTCACAGGGCAGGGTACTTGATTATCAAAAACAAATGCATGTTTCTTTATCCAgaactatttattttgtaattttaagcATTTCAAATCTATCAGCAATTTAGATCTTTCTCAAATTCATGCCTGTTTTTCTGCATTTAACTCATTTCAGTCACAGACTTCAAAGTATTTAACTCATTTAAGTGAGCAATCAATGCACAAACGGAAAATTAAGACTAAAAACTACCCCCATATTAGAAGTAAAGAACataagtttatatatttaaatcttcCAATTAACATATGCCAATTCATTGTTGGTTGACAATTAAAAGGTCTTTAATATCACGAAAACGCATCCGCATAATGGTATGTGAGAATTATCTTAACTTTCAACAGAAAAAGGAAACAATCATTGATCATTTTGTGATATCAAAACATAAAGATGAGTAAATATAAGTGCTGCCAAACAACCACTGAATGTAACTAGAACATACCGTCAATATGATCATGGTGGTGATGTGTCACAAAGACCACCAACTTTCTTGGCAATGAAGCTACAAGTTCCTTAAGCTGATCAGATAGATTATCACATGGTGAAGGCAATGacataaaagcaaaaataaaaaatttaaacagcaAGAAACAAAACATTTAGAGCTCAAATAGTCAAATATAGTCACTGGAACATTATTCAATTGCCACTTGCAATCATGCTCCAAAAGTCATCATTTTTGTGAATCTCTTAAATGTCGGTGCTCCTATGCTCTTGAGTCTTTCAACAATGGCAAAACCAGCATATATGTGATACAGAGcaataaaatagaattaaataaagagaaaacTAAGACAACCTAACATATTAATGCTAATTGTGCTCTAGAATCAGATTTGCTTTATGGGCAGCAGCAAACAAAATGATTAAGTAGAACTAGAATTGGGATTTTTTTCGCTCTATCCTGACAAATTATGGGAGTGAACATACATTTCTTCCCTGATCAAAATGTGAAGAGTCATCCACGGAATCTGCTTGATTTTCCAAGGAAATTGATGGATACCTTACTCTTATTCAAAATTGCATTAACTGATGGAACATAGAGTTTTACTTATACAaagttaaaatgaaaattaaatgagCAACCTCCTTATGAGACTGTGAACAGCATCCAGGATCCATTAACAGTGCATCCCCATATGCAATATTACTGGGACCTTCAATACCACCAATGGACTTGTCTGATACAACCACAACTAAATTTGTTGTGTGGAAAGGCTTTAATGTTCTGCTGGCCAATGGTGCAAGGATTACACCTGGAGGATACTCCTGAATCAAAACACCAGATACATTTAAGGCAGCAGTCTAGGAATATTACATACAAGAAATATTATAATCTTAAGAGAAGGCATGCTTCTCAAGTATGCTAAATAAAAGAATGATAAGCAACTGGCTCAAACTTCCAATTGGATGTCCATGAGAAATGCATCTGAGTTTCCCAGTCATATTAAGAGCTAGGTAACAAAATTTAAGTATATTAAGATAATTCAATTTAAGACTAGAAGtaccacaataaaaaatatctgaggaaaccaaacaattttacaaacaatcatattgaacCACATGATTCTTTtatacaaagcaaagaataaatgCAATAGGATGTGTTGGTGCAATTATTGGCAGGAGAATACATAACAGACAGATGATAAAAACCTGATAACGCAATGAAGAAGGAGGTTTCCATTTTTTCAACTCTGCTGAGTCAGGCAAAAGCCCCAAAACAAAAAGAGATCCTAAACGATCATTACCAGGCCTCACATCCACAAGAAGCTTCAGGGCATTCTCTTTGGACATCAACTTACAGGACTCTGCACAAATTAGTGGGAAGTATTACTTATACTATATCTTTGAGATTTTACataatcaataatttaaaattagtgCGACCAAAACTCTAATTTATGATTTGATATGTGTCTTTTGAAGGACCAATTACACATGCAAAGTGCTGAAATTTAAGTAAATCATCATTGGATGTCCAGCAATGTGAAAATAAAGAAGTAGAATCTTCAAATTAGATGATCAGTTTTCCCACATAAAACTTAGGGCAGCATCTAAAGCTTCACAATTCATGTATCTCTATGCTAGCTAACACATGACAAAGCATTCCTTTGTTGAAAAACACTAACTTTCTGCTAGAAATGTTTTCACCAAAATGGGACCTTCTTGCAATTTAGCTTCCTTCTAAATCAAAAAAAGTTACAGACCTTGTAAAGCCTCTACATGAGATTCCAATCTTCCAAGAACAAACACTGTGTGAATCAACGGTTCTGGTCCAAATTCAGCTTCTTCCACAAATTTCCAAAACATCCAATCTTTGTTAATTGCACTATCCAAAACAACTAGCGATATAACCTGCATTCGCATTCAGAGAAAAGCAAAGTAAGTGATGATACTGAAAGAGCAGATACAGAAAGGCAGATGAGTGATAATTTAGAGTTTTGACAAGATGAAAACTTTAGCCACGTAAGAAAGCATCCCAAAGTTAGCTAACTATTTAAAAACAAGATATCATACAAGAATACAATCGTACAAATCTTCTAGGCATCAAATatttcgatatatata belongs to Dioscorea cayenensis subsp. rotundata cultivar TDr96_F1 chromosome 17, TDr96_F1_v2_PseudoChromosome.rev07_lg8_w22 25.fasta, whole genome shotgun sequence and includes:
- the LOC120280539 gene encoding uncharacterized protein LOC120280539 isoform X1, producing the protein MAIAHRLVAVIKVPGGDDFLVVRQEPPPSLPEEEYQRYVDTDLWDLPSAPLKLLEGGIRSDVVVQGSESCSDKLDLGNFDLDAALKEVISLVVLDSAINKDWMFWKFVEEAEFGPEPLIHTVFVLGRLESHVEALQESCKLMSKENALKLLVDVRPGNDRLGSLFVLGLLPDSAELKKWKPPSSLRYQEYPPGVILAPLASRTLKPFHTTNLVVVVSDKSIGGIEGPSNIAYGDALLMDPGCCSQSHKELKELVASLPRKLVVFVTHHHHDHIDGLSVVQQCNPDSILLAHENTLTRIGKEAWTLGYTLISGGERIQIGDQQLEAIFAPGHTDGHLALLHVSTNSLVVGDHCVGHGSTILDGKAGGNMKDYFQTTYNFLERSPNVLIPMHGRLNMWPKRMLCGYLKHRRDRELSILKAIESGAYTMSDIISKSYPGLDPKLWIPASWNVRLHVDHLALQGKLPKDFSLQKFRASCILFAPKLIWAYLPNLKLTPTKLLAFAVAGGLATVIITNVFSSKTS
- the LOC120280539 gene encoding uncharacterized protein LOC120280539 isoform X3; protein product: MAIAHRLVAVIKVPGGDDFLVVRQEPPPSLPEEEYQRYVDTDLWDLPSAPLKLLEGGIRSDVVVQGSESCSDKLDLGNFDLDAALKEVISLVVLDSAINKDWMFWKFVEEAEFGPEPLIHTVFVLGRLESHVEALQESCKLMSKENALKLLVDVRPGNDRLGSLFVLGLLPDSAELKKWKPPSSLRYQEYPPGVILAPLASRTLKPFHTTNLVVVVSDKSIGGIEGPSNIAYGDALLMDPGCCSQSHKELKELVASLPRKLVVFVTHHHHDHIDGLSVVQQCNPDSILLAHENTLTRIGKEAWTLGYTLISGGERIQIGDQQLEAIFAPGHTDGHLALLHVSTNSLVVGDHCVGHGSTILDGKAGGNMKDYFQTTYNFLERSPNVLIPMHGRLNMWPKRMLCGYLKHRRDRELSILKAIESGAYTMSDIISKSYPGLDPKLWIPASWNVRLHVDHLALQGKLPKLPEASPR
- the LOC120280539 gene encoding uncharacterized protein LOC120280539 isoform X2, which translates into the protein MAIAHRLVAVIKVPGGDDFLVVRQEPPPSLPEEEYQRYVDTDLWDLPSAPLKLLEGGIRSDVVVQGSESCSDKLDLGNFDLDAALKEVISLVVLDSAINKDWMFWKFVEEAEFGPEPLIHTVFVLGRLESHVEALQESCKLMSKENALKLLVDVRPGNDRLGSLFVLGLLPDSAELKKWKPPSSLRYQEYPPGVILAPLASRTLKPFHTTNLVVVVSDKSIGGIEGPSNIAYGDALLMDPGCCSQSHKELKELVASLPRKLVVFVTHHHHDHIDGLSVVQQCNPDSILLAHENTLTRIGKEAWTLGYTLISGGERIQIGDQQLEAIFAPGHTDGHLALLHVSTNSLVVGDHCVGHGSTILDGKAGGNMKDYFQTTYNFLERSPNVLIPMHGRLNMWPKRMLCGYLKHRRDRELSILKAIESGAYTMSDIISKSYPGLDPKLWIPASWNVRLHVDHLALQGKLPKPLQLPEASPR